Part of the Hevea brasiliensis isolate MT/VB/25A 57/8 chromosome 16, ASM3005281v1, whole genome shotgun sequence genome is shown below.
GAATAAAATGggtttttctgctcatgcttgactttcagcttgacctgtgctgcaccttaagcactgccgctttaccttAAGCAGGATCTTCAGCAATTCTCGGTAGATTATGgagtaaaagcttgaatatgtaggatttaagccgtgcttgactttcagcttgaacaGGCTTAAGGTTAGGATTATATGACATACCCcaagcaacatcataagcaaagtttcaagcaaatttcggctaacttgctctttcaaggctttgttttcttcaactttcctccatacttaaagaactccaaatttcttcaaatcacttcctaatgcactcattgatcttcgatttgacataaaatcctatcaaaaacaacgaaatttcaaaaatcaaatataaagtatctaaagttaataaataagctaaaataaagctaaaaatataaaatatactaaaatataagggcaaaatggatgcaaaactaccctaaaatgcctatatgaaatgagtgcaacaaattctcccaaactcaaacctttgcttgtcctcaagcaaattaaaaataattaatgcaatttggggtaccttaccttaaatttatgaaaattatttatccaaactctcaaacttacttttagccactaacaaaccatatatccactttcaaggtacaaagaattcaatccttacgaaagttatcaccgcttagccttgggtcaattatccatatcatcaagcccaaaccaatcaatcacaaagaataatcatgcctaaatagactatagagtaatccataaactaaagtgtctcaattaatgatggaagtaaatgaatggattaatgatatcccaatcccataggcaattctcctattccaatctccactaatgtagcaaaacaccttcaaaatatcaaaaggactttcaagggttgtaatgaggctaagggggtgataatgtgggtaacaaggaaaggataaaggtaacaaagtatgagaataatcaaattattaaaagatcaagatacacaaatttctcttttttttttttttttgaaggaatcaaatgggagaaggaactttacaactattcaccaatgctagcatataattttgaagcttttggagggactacataaataacattgactttgaattacaattgtcctTTTCAATTcaaccccaaactcatttctttgtgtacttggtgatgaattactttacataccataattgaatttgctagtctTTTTACTTTaatcacttctcccaactaattattattattattattttcttttcccttttttttatttttatagttttttttttattattttttttaagtgtatctatcactcaaagaattattctcattgagggtaggtaagtgtttgggtttaaggctaggcattaatgtgggttccaaagaaataagagggataaatataggctcaaattggttccaaagggaaattttaaagtgaggttggctaaggctaaaatgtgggtttaaaatttaaagaatgcctagatcatctctttttcaagtgcatgctatgatttcaccttgaaaggtttagaaaaattgttCTAAGATTGGttagacatcaattagctacttctcaccctagagttttctctaagcactcaaagtcAACGCAATTGATtgagtggcccttggctaagaagatataaactaaagcaagaatctaataactttgaacctatccagaactttcaatccatcaaacccttctaaaagtaagctcaattgctcttcaaagcaactctcaatcctctaaggacaaggtaaaaatttatttttatgatatgcatgatcctaaaatgaatgcataaatcaaattaaaactaagtgtaatctatatgaaaactatatgcaaatgtatgtgtatgagtatagacatgtgtgtggtatatgtataattgtatggattatctatatatgaatgaatgaaatgcaataaatgaatgaatgaaaattttaaagaaaattttaaaaattttaaagaaaatttttaaaaattttgcaaaaattttgccatcacccccaaactcaaatgaaacattgtcctcaatgtctaaaatgaatgtAAAGATaggcaaaattgtgtgaactaatcaattaatgaaatttatacaatttggggattaaatcaatataaggtcaagaattccaaaattagctcaaaatgatattaacaatgaagctttagagagaaaaatgtgaaagagtatcccaaatgtatgaatttacactgcaTAAGAAAGTTACGTAAGatgctgcttaaggttaagcaagaGTTGCATAAGGTTAAGCGGGATCTTAAGCAAAATGAGTCAGTACCTTACGATGAAATTAATCAGATTTGGCTGAAGGTAAACTGTGCTAGTCATTAATATTCACAAAATTAGAACTGAATAAAGAAGAAAATGCAAAGATAATGAGTACCCAAGCTAAAGAAAATGTGTGAGTGCGAGCATAACTATAAAATAAGATAAAGCACAACTGTTACCAAAGTTTAAAGTTTAACAAACAAAAGATAAAATGAAACCAAAGTTTGGAACAAACAGAGAGACAAATACAGAAATAGAAATTTGTTAAACTAAAGAAACTGCTGCTACTGCTATTGCTGTCAAGGCTTTGTTGCTGCACCAGGGTCTGCTTCAGGTTCTGCAGTGATttcatcatgatctgaagctttagAAGCAGTCTCCAAGTTGtctgtgaggtctttcatttgctggagcatgtcttggccccaatgatataaattgttaaAAGATTGGGCCAATGTGTTATAGAGCTCCAGCATTTGAACTTTCTGCTGCTGCTGcttctttttaagagatgaaaatctctttttaagaTTCTTTCTAGTTTCTTCTCCAGATTGACCTGCtgttgacccagaaaatcaattTTTACTTCTAAGCCTTTCAAGGTTGCAAGAATATCTGCGGTGTCAAGTGAGGGAACAGATGGTTGGGCAGTGAAGCTGGCTACTTTAAAGTCTAAGGATCTTAGGAGGGACAAAATATCAGTTGAAAACTGCTGGGTAGTGGCTGCTTAAGGTTATGCTGGTGCAAAAGCACTTGGTTCTGCAGACCTACTAGCATCAGCATGCTGCTGTAACAAGACATATGTATGTCCTAACTTCTCACAAAGATTCATGTGaagcaacattgtgctgtctataAAGGACTCACCAGACACTAGCAGCAGCTTATGTAAACTAGCATCAAAGCCAAATGAATTGGCTATGGCAGTTATATAACCTCCAAAAACTATGCTACCTGTGGTATGCcttgtgacaatttggtgccaatgagtggCTAGGAAATGGGTTGTACTAAATGGTTTTTTCTCCTTGATGCACCATAAGAAAAATAAATCTCCAGTACCCACAATGCTATTACTGTGGCCCCTGCCTAAGACAGTGTAAGAGATAAATCTATGGAGGTATTTTAACACAAGATCCACTATCCTAGTGGCCTTTGTTGTCCTCTGCCTATAATAACCCCCATAAGGTGCAATTTCTTTCCAGAACTTAACAGGATCATAGATGTTTTGCTGCCACTCAATGCTCTTATAGCCACtatcctgaaaaccaaaaatttcaCTCATAGAACCCATGTATAACTCCCTATCAATGCCAGCACATCTAAAGCAGATTACATCTTTATGCCCAGGGTCAGTAGGTTTGAAATTCAACCTTAAAGAACTCAAAAACTCCAAAGTCAAATCTTTATACACTGGTTTCCTAATCCTAGCAAACTCAGTCCAGTTGACAGCATCTAAATAAgcaaatacagagtcataaatTCCTAACTCTTTCAAAATCTACTCATCCATATATTTGGTTGCATAAATGGGTTTAGAAGCTAAACTCTCATaagcatttttcatatccatgtCTTTAAAAGCCCAAGGTAGTGGAGAAAGTACCTCCTCTATGTCATCGACAGATGTCGAAGGAGCTGTTGGAGCACTGGCAGGCTGGGGAAAGGCTAAGGGTGATTGAGATACAGAGATTGGAGTCACTGGTGATGAAATTGACGATGATGACCTGGTTCTTTTACTAACGGGTTCGGATGAAACTTTAGGTGAAGAGTCGGGGTCCAAAAAAACAAaggggtttccttttctttttccgaCAGGGGCTTTCTTGGGTCTACTCATAGTCATTTTGGTTTTAGCCTTAGATTTGGCTTGGGTTGGCATGGGTTCAGGCATCGGTTCTTAAATCTGGGTTTCGCAAATGTGTGTTTCATTTTGGGCTTCATTTTGTGGTGCGAGGGGGGTCGACGGGATTAGGGTCGGTGTTTGGTCTTAGGGTAGTGGTGGTGAAGATGGTGGAGGCGATTGAGGCAGTGGTGGAGTTTGCGGTGGTGACTGGGATGGCGGCGGTGGACTGGGACTAGGGTTACCAGAAGGTGAAGATGGAGTAGCCATTTTCAATTTGGCAGAGTGTTTGAATTTTTTGGGTTTGTGGGTAGACCACATCTTGGTTCTCACAATTTAATAAAGAGAAATAATCTCTTTAACTTCCCAAGAATGGCCGgaaaaaatggtggagggagtgGAACAGCGCTTTGGTTTATCGGGAGTGAGAGTGGCGGAATAAAAGTGGCGGAATTTGGGACTTTTAAAATGTAGGGCAGACAACTGGTAACTTGGGGTTATGCTTGGGGTTAAGTATGTATTGCAAAGGGTACAGCTTAGGGTAAGCAACATCATCATTTGTTGAACTAAAGATTCTGgtgttgcttagggttaagcaaaaatttgcttagggttaagcagaaTTTACATAGGGTACAACTTAGGGTAAGCAACATCTTCAGCAAGTTTTGGCaggttttgaaaaaaattatgattttacttatcaaaaatagttcaaatgctatggaatgctatcatgaccctcagcaaatctcaaatacacataaacaccataaaattaaagaattttagCTCATCATCTCTCATAAACTTATCAAACATAACACAATCATTAAGGAATTGAAAGGCAAATAGCTCAAATTAGGAATGGATTGTGATTACCTTTCTACAAACCCAACGAAATGGTCTTATTCCTAAGCTTATACCCAAAGCATATTTTCAGtagcatttgagacaagtttcaagcattcaaaaattacagaaaagacatagaaattgacttcttaagcagcatgaacagtagcgtGAACAGTAATAAAAACTAACAGACTATAAAAACTAGCAGTAACTCAATAAAAAACATGCAAATTCTAACAGACTACAAaaactatatatacactaaaaggtaaaacttaacaaacactatttttgcactttaataaagcttacatcagtcctaaatatcaaaattgatcctcatttaagttgcatttcacagaatttacacaagacacaaaatcAGACATGTGCTATAaagtagattgcaatatcagcaatttagcacaagtttaaaagtgttactgttcacaggtactggataaagtgcagaattttgctttatacttgctccctttcaattctttctttttgctacaagtgtcaatatgcccaatcttcatgaatgacctacaaaagataaacaaatatcACTTTTtagtttaatgagggtaaaaactaAAATGAGATGAAATAGAAAATtgataaactaaaaaaaaaaaggatacacTTGGGTtccctcccaagaagcgcttgtttaaggtcttaagcttgaccttcttGTCAAAGCTCATGGTGGTTGGAATTGGAAAATATTACCTCCCTTCACAACAGGTGCTGAAATGAATTTATACTTCAACTTTTTCCCATTATATGTGAAAATACCTGTTGCTTTGTTCAGAATTCTAACTATATCTTGAAGAATATTCTTACAAACTTTAGATGAATCTCCTcttttgagtgattttgatggaGACTTGAGCTTAACTTtcgaagcttcattgttaatcaaATGAGGTGGTGAAGCTGACTTTTTCTTTTGCACTTTATGCTGATTGCATTGCATTGGAATAGCTTGATTTTCCTCTAGTTTAGTAACTTCAGTTCAGCATCATGCTCTATGACATCTACCCTATAACAAGAATTCATCATAGCTGGTTCCTTGGAATATTGGAATAAATTAAACTCTATTTCCTCCTCCCCCACTGTCATCTTCAATTTTCCACTCTTTACATCTATATTAGCTCCTGCAGTGGCTAAAAATGGCCTTCCAAGTATGATGGGCATTCTTGCATCCTCCTCAATCTCTAGTACAATAAAATCCACTGGAATGAAAAACTTCCCAACTTTTAATggcacattctctaaaatcccaACTGGATACTTTatagatctgtcagctaactgcaaAGAAATAGTTGCGGGCTTTAGATCTTCAACCTTTAACTTCTCACATATGGAAAGCGGCATCAAGCTAACACTAGCCCCCAAGTCACATAATGCTCTCTCAATACTTGTTTCTctaatgtgacatggtatggaaaaacttTCAGGATCTTTCAGCTTAGGTGGGAGCTTGTTCTGCAATATAGCACTACACTCCTCAGTAAGTGCAACAGTTTTATAATCTTCCAACCttcttttatttgataaaatctccctcaaaaacttagcataagaaggcatttgagaAATGACATCTGTGAATGGAATGTTGATGTACAACTTCTTCAAAACTTCAAGGAATTTCCCAAACTGCTTATCTAATTGTGCTTTCTGAAACCTCTGAGGAAAGGGCAATGGTGGCTTGTACGGTGCAGGAGGCACATAtttctcttctattttctttttatcttctttCTCTTCATTTGCTTCCTTACTAGCTTTAGCTTTAGTTGAAGTGGATTCACTCTCACActcatctttcttttctttcaactTTACTTCAATTTTGTGTTCTTCCCCCATTAGctttccacttcttaaagtaacagCATTGCATTGCTCCCTTGTATTCTCaggttggctaggaagcttcccaaaagctttactattTGAAGAGCTATcctgttgagctatttgattctctaacatcttattgtgtgttgccatttgatctactttagatgctaattgagaaattatatcttgttgactttgatggctcacaagtagagtctcaatcatagcttctaatctagctgtcttgtctggttgtgcttgttgtggtagaggtggagccagtgcattttgaggtttaggaatCCCAGGAGGAGGACCcctattctgctgaaaattctgatgttgttgatacccagaaggttgctgaaaattttGGTGTTGTCCTTATCTACCTCccaagagaaatttgggtggtttctccatgctggatcataagttgtagaaaatgggttaccacctagtctttgattgtagttccccacataatccacttgctcacttgaaaaatcttgactaAATGCAGAAAAATCAgttgcacaattgacatttgcagctctCACATCTACTAAATTACTTGAACCTccagctgaagaatctactttcatgcttaacttgtccattttccttgttaaagcatcaaacttagcattaatcatattcatggcatcaagctcaaacataccagctggtttcttgacctcattcctctcacaactccattggtagttgttgtaagcaattttatcaagagcagaaaaagcttcatcttcagatttttccataagatcacctccagaagatgcatcaattgtacttctaatagcaggtgaaactccattgtaaaagtgttgaacaagcatccacttaggaatcccatgatgtggacatcttctTTGCAAATCCTTGGACCTCTCCCaagcttcatacaagctctcatcatctctaggtttgaaagaagtcagctcatttctcagcttagctgtcttgcttggtgcaaaatattgagccaaaaatgcttgagaaagttcatcccatgttgtgatagaacccggtggcaaaaaatgtaaccactctctagctcggtccctCAAAGagaaaggaaataatctgagtcgaattgcatcatcagaaactccatttatcttcaacatatcactgatctcaagaaagtgtgctagatgcacatgtggactttcacttggacttcccccaaattgtgattgttgtaccatTTGACACAGTGCAGGCTTcggttcaaaattattagcttttactcttggtcttgtgatccttggcatgaaatccccaatgttaggataggcgtgatccttcacagagcggttgttattgttgttagccaattcttcttgtaattgctcttgctcttgtgctctttcttgttgttatTGAGCTTTAAATTTAGCTTTTCTCTTCTTAGATTCTGCTCTAAAATTTcttgctgtcttttctatttctggatcaaagaataaattgatttcttcactttttatccttctcataaaataaagcacctgaaaaacaaaacaaacaaattctcaaaataaaatggcaaaaaaaaaataaaataaaatgcccaaattaaccaaacaaacaatcgttcaatatcaaataaaaatcaaatccccggcaacggcgccaaaacttGATGTTGCAAATCCGCAAATATACGGAtcgtctcaagtaatagagtgatgaatcaagtatcgttcccatgaggatttgtcgtttgagtaccaaactatgaatgaaacaattatttgggctaatgattggtgaataaatggtaaatgtaaatgagcaaagtaaattgattaatctaattggaataTGTAAAGggcaagcaaataaattctaaatctatatGCAATTTAAccaaattaataatgggtaatttgaatctaagtctaattatgtttaaagtgattccagagttgggggtttatgtataaattaattgggatttttcttgagcattccaatttttagggaaaaatagagtttgaaggtgattaattctaaattcctttgatatctttttcaagcaaactaaagtgtattctaaaataaccaaacctactttcgtacgatatttgattaatttaaaacccattaagttttgtaaccaatcattaattcctcttaaaaccctagtttatttctaaatctaggtaattttaagttccaatccttgattatctttcaatgactttcacctttcggtccttcaatcaaagattaacacaatactcaatgggtaccaacattaggcaagtaaatcaagcacacaaggaaggaatcaaaactcatatttatgtaaaataaggaaatacccagtctaAATCCATAAGTTAATCTAAATCATATTTCTCAACTCTAAAATCTAAaaagtttactcactcatgttggtatttacaagaaagattgatgaaaaagtaaagaaaaacgtGATAAGAAGACTAAAAATAGagaaacccaggtagaagaacccaaaactctgatttctggagctccaaaagatGGTTGCAGCAGCCCCTCCTCAGAAAAATGGCGTCCTCCTTCTCTCTCTATTTATAATTTGTTTTTCTCTGTTTCCTTCTTTCCGtttttcctcttgtggcaaaaaattaggaaatgatgaatttatatggtcccaaaaagttgcctTAAAAGTGAATAAGAGTCAagaagtggataggaaatgagctgtaaaattatccaagtcagcagcattattcatgttctgggcagtctgcttagggtactgcttaaccctaagcagcttcttcagcaaatttcagcctctgattatactgtctgcttaaggttaagcagaccctcagcaaatctcggcaggcttggaataaaatgggtttttctgctcatgcttgacttccagcttaacctgtgctgcaccttaagcactgccgctttaccctaagcaggatcttcaGCAATTCTCGGCAGATTATGgagtaaaagcttgaatatgtaggatttaagccgtgcttgactttcagcttgaacaGGATTAAGGTTAGGCTTATATGACATATCCcaagcaacatcataagcaaagtttcaagcaaatttcggctaacttgctctttcaaggctttgttttcttcaactttcctccatgcttaaagaactccaaatttcttcaaatcacttcctaaagcactcattgatcttcgatttgccacaaaatccattCAAAAACaatgaaattacaaaaatcaaatataaaatatctaaagttaacaaataagctaaaataaagctaaaaatataaaatatactaaaatataaggacaaaatggatgcaaaactaccctaaaatgcctatatgaaatgagtgcaacaAACACCTATTGAAGAACTACCCTCCTCAACAAATGAATCAAAATCTGAAGGAAAACTCTGCTCTGTAGCAGAAGTGAAGCATGCAAAGCGCCTTTTAGCTTTGATTCCTTTGTGGATAACCTTCCTCATGTACAGTCTGGTACAAGCAGCAAGGACCACTTTCTTCATTGAACAAAGCGGCGGCTTGGATAATAGGGTTGGCAACTACATTATCTCAGTCGATTTGTTCTTTTTACTCGAGTCATTATCGAGCTCCATAACTACATATCTTGTCAATTTACTAATCTCAAAGAAATAGAGGATACAAGCTCAACAACATGCACAACTTCTGAAAATCAATGCTGGGATGGTTTTCTCAATTTTGTGTTGCATTTTTGCTTGGCGGGTTGGGGTTCACAGATTGAAGTTAGTGGATAAGTTTGGTCTTTTGAACAGCGACAGTGACTATGACACTGATAAAATCCCCATGAGTGATAAAGTACCCATGAGTATCATGTGGTTACTTCCACAGTTCTTCCTGTTAGGAATTATGGATGGATTGACTGAAGATGGGCTCAGCGAGTACTTAATAACCATGTAGATGAATTAATGAAGCCATTTGAAACACCTTTCAATGATTTGGTGACGGGTATCAGAAAATTTCTCATCGTATTCTTTTATTCTGTTGCGCAAAAGTTGGTTCGGGGATACTATAAACCATAGTCGGTTGGACAGGTATTTTCAGTTGCTAGCAATCCTCAGTTTCTGTAACCTGTGCTTCTGTGGTTTTGTTTCATACAGATATTCATGCCTAGAAGGCGATCAATAGCCTAAAATTATTCAGAATCAAGAGCCTAAAATAATTCAGTATCAACAGCAAGAACCACCAATATAAGAAAACGCACAAGATCAGGAACGCCGACAAAAGGAAGTAGAATTGAACAATATTCTTGAAATCCCCTGAGGGTACTAGTAGAAGTATAAAATTGTTAGTTCGTAGACTTCCATATATGTATGCATTTTGTTTTATCTATCCCATTAGACCTCTTAATTAGTTGTGTATCGTGCTTTGTCAACCCCTCCTAGCATCTAAAGTAAGAGAGCTTTTTGACAAATTTgtgcaaaaataaaaattattcttGTTTCTGTATGGTTTGAGAAATATTTCTTAAACCAAGGTGAACTTAGCCACACAGACAGAAAAAATCACAAAACTAGAATCAGTAACATGAATtgacaaaaaagaaaaaattcgTAACATGAAGCTGCAGGCATAAGAATGCAGCTTGCATTAATATATCACTTGGAGAAATTATTAGGTATATTCTATACATACGTATCATCAAAGGTTAATCCTAAGACCAATAGTTTCAACTCCGTATATCCAATCTAAAACTAGAACCTACAGACGATAAGAAAAGCCCTCACAATACACCAAAGAACCAAATAATGGAACCAAATATATGAGCTCTCTTATATCTATAATTGGAGTCACTCGTCGGTATAGTTTTGTGCGGTATAGCGTCCATTTTAAtccatttattttttattgaatatGGGCCGTTAGATTTTGCTTATTACTTGCTCTTTaggtaatttaaataaaaaaaaatgtttaacCTGCTACTTGTAAAATCAGTAGTGTTACAATAAAATAATATGTACTTTTACTTTATAAAAGTGATATTAAAAAAACATATGGATCCATACAGCAATTTAACATGAAAATAAGTATTGTAATCTGTTAGAGTCCAAGTCTAATtggaattaggaagtataattaatttaggaaatataattagtttaggaagtttagtagaatttaaattatgaagtttaataattagagttttaaaaggactaggttttagtggcatatatatatgaatagttgaTTGGCCATTATATGGGATGCATTGCAGAGAGCCAATAAAGTGGAGAGGTGTGTTAAATActgtgagttttgtttgagtgattttgagggtgagaaaaataattagtggttgtaattatttttccttgatagtgaatttgttgttggagtaggcttacgctgaaccacgttaaattttgtgttctttattttgtgtgggtgtgattttcacaacaagtggtatcagagcctggttcgaGATGTCAAAGATGGCGAGCATAAAATTTGAGGTGGAGCCGTTCGATGAGAAAAATAATTTCAGTTTATGGCAAAGCACCATGAAAGATGTCCTTGTACAACAATGATTAATTAAAGCATTGAACGAGAAGAAACCAGCGACCATTAAAGATGATGAATGGGAGGAGCTTCAATAAAGGGCTGTGAGTGCGATTAGATTGACGTTAGCCCCAGATGTGAAGTACAATGTCTTGGAGGAGACCTCACCtattgttttgtggaagaaattggaGAGCCTGTACATGTCAAAATCACTCACAAATCGTTTGTACTTGAAGAAGGAATTGTACCAACTCAGAATGGATGAAGGTACTGATGTGAGAGATcatcttaatatttttaataaattaattacccaattggctagtgtgttagtagtatgccctagagcatatcatttagtatgtatcttgtacatgtttttattaataaaaggcattttcacttttctgtttacataatatatttatgtgtaatagaaaaggtccattgatattttgttagaaattctattcttaagttgttaagaatatgagtgacagtatttttagcacaaagtatcataaataggttcacaatcgaggatacttcataataaggacatgacttatccagaaagattgtattcatgtttgttcccaagttatttat
Proteins encoded:
- the LOC110662080 gene encoding uncharacterized protein LOC110662080 gives rise to the protein MLENQIAQQDSSSNSKAFGKLPSQPENTREQCNAVTLRSGKLMGEEHKIEVKLKEKKDECESESTSTKAKASKEANEEKEDKKKIEEKYVPPAPYKPPLPFPQRFQKAQLDKQFGKFLEVLKKLLEDYKTVALTEECSAILQNKLPPKLKDPESFSIPCHIRETSIERALCDLGASVSLMPLSICEKLKVEDLKPATISLQLADRSIKYPVGILENVPLKVGKFFIPVDFIVLEIEEDARMPIILGRPFLATAGANIDVKSGKLKMTVGEEEIEFNLFQYSKEPAMMNSCYRVDVIEHDAELKLLN